A genome region from Erigeron canadensis isolate Cc75 chromosome 3, C_canadensis_v1, whole genome shotgun sequence includes the following:
- the LOC122591821 gene encoding uncharacterized hydrolase YugF-like translates to MARLFSFTNLMDRGYRYFFAYSGLRSVSKDLGDGTIMHCWIPKIYKPSKRNLVLLHGFGANAMWQYADILSHFTQKFNVFVPDLLFFGGSYTSRPERSESFQAKCVMKMMGNGFGVRQFNLVGISYGGFVGYSMCVQFPEAVERLVVCCAGICLEEKDLRNGLFRVSDIEEAERILLAQTPDRLKELMKIAFARPIKGIPNYFLSDFIHVMCSGFVKEKRELIQSILNDRRCSRIPKIDQPTLILWGEKDQIFPLTLGERLERHLGENARLAVIANAGHAVNFEKAKEFSKHLKDFLYDDSYSLMSSSPSFYSCREDELH, encoded by the exons ATGGCCAGGTTATTTAGTTTTACAAACCTAATGGATCGCGGGTATCGTTATTTCTTTGCTTACTCTGGCCTTCGATCTGTATCAAAAGATTTAGGCGATGGAACGATTATGCATTGTTGGATTCCCAAAATATATAAGCCATCAAAACGAAATCTTGTCCTTTTGCATGGTTTTGGAGCCAATGCAATGTGGCAATATGCCGATATCCTGTCTCACTTCACCCAAAAATTCAACGTTTTCGTCCCTGATTTACTCTTCTTTGGTGGTTCATACACTAGCCGGCCTGAACGGTCAGAATCATTTCAGGCAAAATGCGTGATGAAAATGATGGGTAATGGGTTTGGGGTGAGGCAGTTTAACCTTGTTGGGATAAGTTATGGCGGGTTTGTTGGATACAGTATGTGTGTCCAGTTCCCGGAGGCTGTGGAGCGGCTAGTCGTCTGCTGTGCTGGCATTTGTTTGGAGGAGAAGGATTTGAGAAATGGGCTGTTTAGAGTTTCTGATATCGAAGAAGCTGAGCGGATTTTGTTGGCACAGACGCCTGATAGGTTGAAGGAGTTGATGAAAATTGCGTTTGCAAGGCCTATTAAGGGAATCCCAAATTACTTTTTATCCGATTTCATACAT GTAATGTGCTCAGGATTTGTGAAAGAAAAGAGGGAACTTATTCAATCTATTCTTAACGATCGACGATGTTCAAGAATCCCCAAAATTGATCAG CCCACACTCATACTATGGGGAGAGAAAGATCAGATTTTCCCCTTGACCCTTGGTGAAAGATTAGAAAG ACATTTAGGGGAGAATGCCAGATTGGCAGTCATTGCAAATGCTGGTCATGCAGTTAACTTTGAGAAGGCAAAGGAGTTCTCCAAACACCTCAAAGACTTCCTTTATGATGATTCATATTCCTTAATGTCTAGTTCACCTTCCTTCTATAGCTGCAGAGAAGATGAATTACACTAA
- the LOC122593806 gene encoding metacaspase-1-like isoform X1, with product MATTTQQCRTCGRTMVKMPGSQNEICPVCHTVGLFKQKLRDRVLFHVGQFVDAAANQYHKELQRQPSRIIGRRRAVLCGVTYNGHRKKLEASIHNVRSMQRLLVGKLGFPNASILILTEEESDWSRIPTKRNIQMALRWLIQGCRYGDSLMFYYSGHGCQVPDKDGDESDGYDEALCPVDYRVAGMILDDEINATIVAPLPHGVTLHSVIDTCFSGTVLDLPFLCRINQDGLYRWEAEHQIKNKETRGGKAVGISACADYQNSADTSAFTGNAIGALTFSFIQAIEANRNLTYGSLLTSMRKKVRQAQQVVGRLMPFETSKSQEPQLSSSTRFEIYSEPFML from the exons atggCAACCACAACACAACAATGCAGAACATGCGGACGAACCATGGTTAAGATGCCTGGGTCACAAAATGAAATATGCCCCGTGTGCCATACCGTCGGCCTTTTCAAACAAAAGCTCAGGGACCGTGTTCTCTTTCATGTTGGACAATTTGTTGATGCAGCAGCAAATCAGTATCATAAGGAGCTGCAAAGACAACCAAGCAGAATCATTGGAAGGAGGAGGGCAGTTTTATGTGGTGTGACCTACAATGGCCACAGAAAGAAACTTGAAGCCAGTATCCATAATGTTAGAAGTATGCAACGCTTACTAGTAGGTAAGTTGGGATTTCCGAACGCTTCCATTCTCATCCTTACAG AAGAAGAATCAGACTGGTCCAGGATTCCAACAAAACGTAACATACAAATGGCATTACGATGGCTCATCCAAGGTTGCCGGTATGGAGACTCATTGATGTTCTACTATTCAGGGCATGGTTGTCAAGTACCTGATAAAGATGGGGATGAGAGTGATGGATACGATGAAGCATTGTGCCCTGTTGACTACAGGGTAGCTGGAATGATACTAGACGATGAAATCAACGCAACCATTGTAGCACCACTACCTCATGGAGTAACACTTCACAGCGTCATCGACACTTGCTTCAGTGGAACTGTCCTAGATCTACCTTTCCTTTGCAGGATTAATCA GGATGGACTCTATAGATGGGAAGCAGAACACCAGATAAAAAACAAAGAGACTCGTGGCGGAAAAGCAGTTGGTATTAGTGCCTGTGCAGATTACCAGAATTCAGCAGATACATCG GCTTTCACTGGAAATGCTATCGGTGCATTGACTTTTAGCTTCATCCAAGCTATCGAAGCCAATCGCAACCTGACTTATGGAAGCTTACTTACATCTATGCGCAAAAAGGTCCGTCAAGCTCAACAAGTCGTGGGTCGACTTATGCCATTTGAAACTTCAAAATCACAG GAGCCTCAGCTATCCTCTTCCACGAGATTCGAGATCTACTCGGAGCCTTTTATGCTGTAG
- the LOC122593806 gene encoding metacaspase-1-like isoform X2 yields MATTTQQCRTCGRTMVKMPGSQNEICPVCHTVGLFKQKLRDRVLFHVGQFVDAAANQYHKELQRQPSRIIGRRRAVLCGVTYNGHRKKLEASIHNVRSMQRLLVEEESDWSRIPTKRNIQMALRWLIQGCRYGDSLMFYYSGHGCQVPDKDGDESDGYDEALCPVDYRVAGMILDDEINATIVAPLPHGVTLHSVIDTCFSGTVLDLPFLCRINQDGLYRWEAEHQIKNKETRGGKAVGISACADYQNSADTSAFTGNAIGALTFSFIQAIEANRNLTYGSLLTSMRKKVRQAQQVVGRLMPFETSKSQEPQLSSSTRFEIYSEPFML; encoded by the exons atggCAACCACAACACAACAATGCAGAACATGCGGACGAACCATGGTTAAGATGCCTGGGTCACAAAATGAAATATGCCCCGTGTGCCATACCGTCGGCCTTTTCAAACAAAAGCTCAGGGACCGTGTTCTCTTTCATGTTGGACAATTTGTTGATGCAGCAGCAAATCAGTATCATAAGGAGCTGCAAAGACAACCAAGCAGAATCATTGGAAGGAGGAGGGCAGTTTTATGTGGTGTGACCTACAATGGCCACAGAAAGAAACTTGAAGCCAGTATCCATAATGTTAGAAGTATGCAACGCTTACTAGTAG AAGAAGAATCAGACTGGTCCAGGATTCCAACAAAACGTAACATACAAATGGCATTACGATGGCTCATCCAAGGTTGCCGGTATGGAGACTCATTGATGTTCTACTATTCAGGGCATGGTTGTCAAGTACCTGATAAAGATGGGGATGAGAGTGATGGATACGATGAAGCATTGTGCCCTGTTGACTACAGGGTAGCTGGAATGATACTAGACGATGAAATCAACGCAACCATTGTAGCACCACTACCTCATGGAGTAACACTTCACAGCGTCATCGACACTTGCTTCAGTGGAACTGTCCTAGATCTACCTTTCCTTTGCAGGATTAATCA GGATGGACTCTATAGATGGGAAGCAGAACACCAGATAAAAAACAAAGAGACTCGTGGCGGAAAAGCAGTTGGTATTAGTGCCTGTGCAGATTACCAGAATTCAGCAGATACATCG GCTTTCACTGGAAATGCTATCGGTGCATTGACTTTTAGCTTCATCCAAGCTATCGAAGCCAATCGCAACCTGACTTATGGAAGCTTACTTACATCTATGCGCAAAAAGGTCCGTCAAGCTCAACAAGTCGTGGGTCGACTTATGCCATTTGAAACTTCAAAATCACAG GAGCCTCAGCTATCCTCTTCCACGAGATTCGAGATCTACTCGGAGCCTTTTATGCTGTAG
- the LOC122593706 gene encoding metacaspase-3-like isoform X1 has protein sequence MATTAQRCKTCGRAMVKIPRSQYEMCPVCRTASVFNNRIKRPLFTRVGQYVNGVLNQDDLQGRPQIPAPSHQVVTSLTAYADRSQNFLRPHLAAGLPKAKFYQQSSSVHGKKRAVLCGVTYKNHKKKLEASVYNVKSMHQILVNKLGFPNASIRILTEEETDHSRIPTKRNIEEALHWLVQGCQSGDSLMFYYAGHGTQVRDVNGDEIDGYDEALCPVDYKEAGKILDDDINATIVAPLPHGVTLHSVIDTCFSGTLLDLPFLCKINQDGFYMWEEHQLTNKGTNGGRAICISACADDQNSADTSAFTGNAIGALTFSFIQAMETESNLTYGRLLSSMRKKVFQAQQVVGRLAPFASSKSQEPQLSCSTRFELYSEPVIF, from the exons ATGGCTACTACTGCACAACGCTGCAAGACATGTGGAAGAGCCATGGTTAAGATACCCCGGTCTCAATATGAAATGTGTCCTGTTTGTCGGACAGCCAGCGTCTTCAACAATAGGATAAAAAGACCCCTTTTTACCCGAGTAGGGCAATACGTCAATGGAGTATTAAATCAGGATGATCTTCAAGGACGGCCTCAGATACCAGCACCATCACATCAGGTTGTTACTTCCTTGACCGCATATGCTGACAGATCCCAAAATTTTCTACGACCGCATCTGGCTGCTGGTTTGCCAAAAGCTAAATTTTACCaacaatcttcttcggttcatgGGAAGAAAAGAGCAGTTTTGTGTGGTGTGACCTACAAAAACCATAAAAAGAAACTAGAAGCAAGTGTTTATAATGTTAAAAGCATGCATCAAATATTAGTGAACAAACTTGGTTTTCCAAATGCTTCCATCCGCATTCTTACTG AAGAGGAAACAGACCACTCGAGGATTCCAACAAAACGTAACATAGAAGAGGCATTGCATTGGCTAGTCCAAGGTTGCCAATCTGGCGACTCATTAATGTTCTACTATGCAGGGCATGGTACCCAAGTGCGTGATGTGAATGGAGATGAGATCGATGGGTATGACGAAGCACTGTGCCCTGTTGATTACAAAGAGGCCGGAAAAATCTTGGATGATGACATCAATGCCACCATTGTAGCACCGCTACCTCATGGGGTAACACTTCATAGTGTCATTGACACTTGCTTCAGTGGAACTCTTCTAGATTTACCTTTCCTCTGCAAGATTAACCA GGATGGATTCTATATGTGGGAAGAACACCAACTTACCAATAAGGGGACTAATGGTGGAAGAGCAATATGTATTAGTGCTTGTGCCGACGATCAAAACTCAGCAGACACATCA GCTTTCACAGGAAATGCGATAGGTGCATTGACTTTTAGCTTTATCCAAGCAATGGAAACTGAAAGCAATCTGACATATGGAAGGTTACTTAGCTCCATGCGCAAAAAAGTCTTTCAAGCTCAACAAGTGGTCGGCCGACTTGCTCCTTTTGCATCTTCTAAGAGTCAG GAGCCTCAGCTATCATGTTCCACGAGATTTGAGCTTTATTCGGAGCCTGTCATATTTTAG
- the LOC122593706 gene encoding metacaspase-1-like isoform X2 — translation MATTAQRCKTCGRAMVKIPRSQYEMCPVCRTASVFNNRIKRPLFTRVGQYVNGVLNQDDLQGRPQIPAPSHQVVTSLTAYADRSQNFLRPHLAAGLPKAKFYQQSSSVHGKKRAVLCGVTYKNHKKKLEASVYNVKSMHQILVNKLGFPNASIRILTEEETDHSRIPTKRNIEEALHWLVQGCQSGDSLMFYYAGHGTQVRDVNGDEIDGYDEALCPVDYKEAGKILDDDINATIVAPLPHGVTLHSVIDTCFSGTLLDLPFLCKINQDGFYMWEEHQLTNKGTNGGRAICISACADDQNSADTSEMR, via the exons ATGGCTACTACTGCACAACGCTGCAAGACATGTGGAAGAGCCATGGTTAAGATACCCCGGTCTCAATATGAAATGTGTCCTGTTTGTCGGACAGCCAGCGTCTTCAACAATAGGATAAAAAGACCCCTTTTTACCCGAGTAGGGCAATACGTCAATGGAGTATTAAATCAGGATGATCTTCAAGGACGGCCTCAGATACCAGCACCATCACATCAGGTTGTTACTTCCTTGACCGCATATGCTGACAGATCCCAAAATTTTCTACGACCGCATCTGGCTGCTGGTTTGCCAAAAGCTAAATTTTACCaacaatcttcttcggttcatgGGAAGAAAAGAGCAGTTTTGTGTGGTGTGACCTACAAAAACCATAAAAAGAAACTAGAAGCAAGTGTTTATAATGTTAAAAGCATGCATCAAATATTAGTGAACAAACTTGGTTTTCCAAATGCTTCCATCCGCATTCTTACTG AAGAGGAAACAGACCACTCGAGGATTCCAACAAAACGTAACATAGAAGAGGCATTGCATTGGCTAGTCCAAGGTTGCCAATCTGGCGACTCATTAATGTTCTACTATGCAGGGCATGGTACCCAAGTGCGTGATGTGAATGGAGATGAGATCGATGGGTATGACGAAGCACTGTGCCCTGTTGATTACAAAGAGGCCGGAAAAATCTTGGATGATGACATCAATGCCACCATTGTAGCACCGCTACCTCATGGGGTAACACTTCATAGTGTCATTGACACTTGCTTCAGTGGAACTCTTCTAGATTTACCTTTCCTCTGCAAGATTAACCA GGATGGATTCTATATGTGGGAAGAACACCAACTTACCAATAAGGGGACTAATGGTGGAAGAGCAATATGTATTAGTGCTTGTGCCGACGATCAAAACTCAGCAGACACATCA GAAATGCGATAG